From the genome of Eucalyptus grandis isolate ANBG69807.140 chromosome 2, ASM1654582v1, whole genome shotgun sequence, one region includes:
- the LOC104418864 gene encoding LOW QUALITY PROTEIN: zinc finger protein BRUTUS-like At1g74770 (The sequence of the model RefSeq protein was modified relative to this genomic sequence to represent the inferred CDS: inserted 1 base in 1 codon), translating to MGDGESPECRPGAEEEDKEEEEEEEEEEEAPGLLQAAGESFSGIRLAEAPILLLVYFHKAFRGELARLCSGAAALAEMGAHGRRERLQELRGRFEFLVVAYEYHSAVEDEIIFPALDSHVKNVVCTYSLEHRSIGELFNSTIQFFDLLTEDDDDEPKPYQELVLILSTIQSSICKHEHKEEKQVFRLLMQQFSQKEQASLLWQFLCSVPAILLENLLPWMISFISPDEQEQVIDFVKDTVPKESLLQEVLIGWIRKTDRSYLMGKIETRAMCELDGRSASVESTLERQQEQRDSVGKISKFSLTDGFKVWHGAVRRDFQTALEALHRVNRSGVFSDLSAVLMQLKFLLDVVAFYSNALHQIYYHEINGLANGREFSSFDWIAYKSQIGCLQQLLHNDAQDETRRCNFVEQLSCELKLFLMEINRLFSYQETEVLNVISKSCSHEMQIQLLYTSICTLPFGWIECVITWFSAHLSAEESRSILLHIKRGDSTISRSFTLLLHEWFRIACSGKKSIDESRMDPQYFFKTRLFTLPKHFEGEAKYSASTSQSNDKSCRGSYPILLGTESAVMIKLNTSNSGRVALSSFFSLRPKASNISFRFPAVKNDVISNMDQWEPVDIIFFFHKVMEKDLTNLVQKSLKLSDDASFLEDFCKRFVLICNLYQIHSDTEDEVAFPALEEKGKVQNISFSYTIDHRIEAQHINDISSILDKISTLHMSSNNSDLSVRRSHRHLCLKLQNMCRSMHRIVSEHIRNEEXEIWSSVRECLSIAEQEKVIGCMLGRIRAEVLQDMIPWLMESLTPKEQQKLMSTWRHVTRNTMFNEWLQEWWEGDNVEKEVESGISPSKTADPLEIISTYLSKDILEEHREKIRNEVVNLPQGHVTNDKSKQWKMGTINKGKVNRHESDKCTKLSNDDAELGIDLQVDHKSVHQENVSTMSQEELEAAIRRVSCDSSLDLHKKSSIIQNLLMSRWIVAHQKSNPAATVSSDGEKIPGHSPSYRDQFEMTYGCKHYKRNCKLLAACCNQLYPCRRCHDEENVHSVDRKSITKMMCMKCLTIQPIGATCSTASCDNLVMAKYYCRICSIYDDEREIYHCPYCNLCRVGKGLGIDYFHCMNCNACMSRSLSVHKCRQKCLEDNCPICREYIFTSNSPVKALPCGHLMHSACFQEYTCTHYTCPICSKSLGDMQVYFKMLDTLLAEEQMPDEYSGKTQVILCNDCEKRGSTSFHWFYHKCRHCGSYNTRLL from the exons ATGGGGGACGGCGAATCTCCCGAATGCCGGCCCGGtgccgaggaggaggacaaggaggaggaggaggaggaggaggaggaggaggaggcgccGGGGCTGCTGCAGGCGGCCGGGGAATCCTTCTCAGGGATCCGGCTTGCGGAGGCCCCGATCCTCCTGCTGGTCTACTTCCACAAGGCGTTCCGGGGGGAGCTCGCCAGGCTCTGCAGCGgtgcggcggccctcgccgagatGGGGGCCCATGGCCGCCGGGAACGGCTGCAGGAGCTCCGCGGGAGGTTCGAGTTCTTGGTGGTGGCGTACGAGTACCACAGCGCTGTGGAAGATGAG ATTATATTTCCGGCATTAGATTCGCACGTCAAAAATGTAGTGTGTACATATTCACTCGAGCATAGAAGCATAGGCGAACTATTCAACTCGACCATTCAGTTCTTTGATTTATTGacggaggatgatgatgatgagccCAAGCCATATCAAGAGCTCGTGCTTATCCTCAGCACCATCCAGTCATCCATTTGCAAGCATGAGCATAAGGAAGAAAAGCAG GTGTTTCGGCTACTGATGCAACAATTTTCCCAGAAAGAACAGGCTTCACTACTTTGGCAATTCCTATGCAGTGTCCCGGCCATCCTTTTAGAGAATTTACTTCCATGGATGATCTCCTTCATTTCCCCTGACGAACAGGAACAAGTCATCGATTTTGTTAAGGACACGGTCCCTAAAGAAAGCCTGCTGCAGGAG GTATTAATAGGCTGGATTAGGAAGACTGATCGATCATACTTGATGGGCAAGATTGAGACTAGAGCGATGTGTGAATTAGACGGCAGATCTGCAAGTGTGGAAAGCACTCTTGAGCGGCAGCAGGAGCAGAGAGATAGTGtcggaaaaatatcaaaattctcTCTGACTGATGGTTTCAAAGTTTGGCACGGTGCCGTTAGGAGAGATTTCCAAACAGCACTAGAAGCTCTCCATCGAGTCAATAGATCAGGGGTGTTTTCCGATTTGTCAGCAGTACTTATGCAGCTGAAGTTCCTTTTAGATGTGGTAGCCTTTTATAG CAATGCATTGCATCAAATTTACTATCATGAAATTAATGGACTAGCCAATGGCCGtgaattttcctcatttgattGGATTGCATACAAGAGCCAAATTGGATGTCTTCAACAGTTGCTTCACAATGATGCACAAGATGAGACGCGCCGATGCAATTTTGTAGAGCAGCTTTCCTGTGAACTGAAGTTGTTTCTAATGGAAATCAACAGATTATTTTCTTACCAAGAGACAGAG GTACTTAATGTGATTAGCAAAAGCTGCAGTCATGAAATGCAAATTCAGCTTCTGTACACGAGCATATGCACGTTGCCTTTTGGATGGATCGAATGTGTGATCACTTGGttttcagctcatttatcagCGGAGGAATCAAGGTCCATCCTTCTTCACATAAAACGAGGAGACAGTACGATTAGCCGCTCTTTTACCTTGCTACTGCATGAGTGGTTCCGTATCGCTTGCTCAGGCAAGAAATCGATCGATGAATCCAGGATGGACCcacaatattttttcaaaacaagGTTGTTTACACTGCCCAAACATTTCGAGGGAGAAGCCAAGTATTCTGCTTCAACCTCACAATCAAATGATAAATCTTGCAGAGGATCTTATCCCATTTTATTGGGAACTGAGTCGGCCGTTATGATTAAGTTGAATACATCTAACTCTGGTAGAGTTGCTTTGAGCTCGTTCTTTTCTTTGAGACCAAAGGCATCGAATATCTCTTTTAGGTTTCCAGCAGTGAAGAATGATGTCATTTCCAATATGGATCAGTGGGAGCCGGTCgatattatctttttcttccatAAGGTTATGGAGAAAGATCTtacaaatcttgtccaaaaatCACTTAAACTATCGGACGATGCCAGTTTCCTCGAAGATTTCTGTAAACGATTTGTTCTAATATGCAATCTGTATCAAATCCACAGTGATACAGAGGATGAGGTAGCTTTTCCAGCTTTAGAAGAAAAGGGCAAAGTGCAGAACATAAGCTTCTCCTACACCATTGACCACAGAATTGAAGCTCAACACATTAACGACATATCGTCCATTCTGGATAAGATCTCTACATTGCACATGTCTTCAAATAATTCTGATTTAAGTGTGAGGCGAAGTCATCGTCATCTGTGTTTGAAGCTTCAGAATATGTGTAGGTCCATGCATAGGATAGTCTCTGAACACATCCGCAATGAGG ATGAAATTTGGTCGTCGGTTAGAGAATGCTTATCTATTGCAGAACAGGAAAAGGTCATAGGCTGCATGCTTGGTAGAATAAGAGCTGAGGTATTACAAGATATGATCCCGTGGCTTATGGAGTCTTTGACACCCAAAGAACAGCAGAAGTTAATGTCCACATGGAGACATGTGACAAGAAACACGATGTTCAACGAGTGGTTGCAGGAATGGTGGGAGGGGGATAATGTGGAAAAGGAGGTGGAATCGGGTATCTCGCCCTCGAAGACAGCAGATCCTTTAGAGATAATCTCGACATATCTATCCAAAGACATCCTTGAGGAACACAGGGAGAAAATTCGCAACGAAGTAGTTAACTTACCACAAGGGCATGTTACCAATGACAAATCCAAGCAATGGAAAATGGGCACAATCAATAAAGGAAAAGTCAATAGGCATGAGTCTGATAAGTGCACAAAACTTTCTAACGATGATGCAGAACTAGGTATAGATCTGCAAGTTGACCATAAGTCCGTGCACCAGGAGAATGTTTCTACGATGAGTCAAGAAGAACTGGAAGCTGCAATTAGGAGAGTGTCCTGCGATTCTTCCTTGGACCTGCATAAGAAATCATCCATCATACAGAATCTGTTAATGAG TCGTTGGATTGTCGCACACCAGAAATCTAACCCGGCTGCCACTGTCTCGAGTGATGGAGAGAAAATACCTGGTCATTCTCCATCTTATCGTGATCAGTTCGAGATGACTTATGGATGCAAGCACTACAAGAGGAATTGCAAGCTTCTCGCTGCATGTTGCAACCAACTCTACCCATGCAGGCGTTGCCATGATGAGGAAAATGTTCATTCAGTTGACAG GAAATCCATAACCAAAATGATGTGCATGAAATGTTTAACGATTCAGCCAATTGGAGCCACATGCTCAACAGCTTCGTGTGATAATTTAGTGATGGCCAAATACTATTGCAGAATCTGTAGTATATATGACGATGAAAG GGAAATCTATCACTGCCCTTACTGTAACTTGTGTCGTGTGGGAAAGGGATTGGGCATTGACTATTTCCATTGCATGAACTGCAATGCCTGCATGTCGCGCTCCCTTTCAGTTCACAAATGCAGACAGAAATGCTTAGAAGATAACTGTCCTATTTGCCGTGAGTACATTTTTACATCGAACTCTCCAGTAAAGGCCCTCCCCTGTGGCCACTTGATGCACTCGGCATGTTTCCAG GAGTATACTTGTACTCACTATACTTGTCCGATTTGTAGCAAGTCACTAGGGGACATGCAG gtttattttaaaatgttggATACACTTTTGGCCGAAGAGCAAATGCCAGATGAGTATTCTGGCAAGACCCAG GTTATTCTCTGCAATGACTGCGAGAAGAGAGGAAGCACATCTTTTCATTGGTTTTATCACAAGTGCCGTCATTGCGGTTCATATAACACGAGGCTGCTTTGA
- the LOC104418854 gene encoding LOB domain-containing protein 27, producing MTLKGGASQACAACKYQRRKCKPDCPLAPFFPADQPEIFRNVHKLFGVSNILKILKGLHPNQKPIAMRSIIDQANMRDWYPVHGCYGLIQNLQYQIQQAKEELHAIYAQLEMYRQQNQVSPVPEDVPSQLELGMAPPNGALPLFHQTQQQCSAAAALPVPQDHCGNNGGVAGYDSSSDVVPKDNVENALWMQNQYANYSNSNAIQMAASQPMDVQQEIVQDYDELQPFFDTMDDTQSYKEACDSSSESSLKDTRQSIKHAGNNDLKSAAACFSLTSVN from the exons ATGACCCTGAAGGGTGGCGCCAGCCAGGCATGTGCGGCGTGCAAGTACCAGAGGAGGAAGTGCAAACCAGACTGCCCTCTAGCTCCTTTCTTCCCGGCCGACCAGCCGGAGATCTTCCGGAATGTGCACAAGTTGTTTGGCGTGAGCAACATCCTAAAGATATTGAAAGGCCTGCATCCTAACCAGAAGCCCATCGCCATGAGATCCATCATCGACCAAGCGAACATGCGCGATTGGTACCCGGTGCACGGTTGCTACGGCCTCATCCAGAACCTGCAGTACCAAATACAGCAGGCCAAGGAAGAGCTCCATGCCATTTACGCGCAGCTAGAGATGTACAGGCAACAGAACCAGGTCTCTCCGGTCCCTGAAGACGTGCCTTCTCAGCTGGAATTGGGCATGGCCCCACCAAACGGCGCGCTTCCCCTGTTCCACCAAACGCAGCAGCAGTGCAGCGCTGCGGCCGCCTTGCCCGTTCCGCAAGATCACTGCGGTAACAACGGAGGCGTAGCTGGTTACGACAGCTCCAGTGACGTGGTGCCCAAGGATAATGTCGAGAATGCCTTGTGGATGCAAAATCAATACGCTAATTACAGCAACAGCAATGCAATTCAGATGGCTGCATCGCAGCCGATGGACGTGCAGCAAGAAATAGTCCAAGACTACGATGAACTCCAACCTTTCTTCGACACCATGGACGATACACAGTCTTATAAAGAGGCATGCGACTCGAG CTCGGAATCATCATTGAAGGATACAAGGCAATCCATCAAGCATGCTGGCAACAACGATTTGAAGAGCGCTGCCGCATGCTTCAGCCTCACCAGTGTCAACTGA
- the LOC104418879 gene encoding uncharacterized protein LOC104418879: MGPKKRNPAPRSKQPPPPPPPAPATPAAAAAPALALAPAAADGRGRGEGESSPVSNRARAGAAAGESEGSDYAAIKLECERALNALRRGNHTKALRLMKESCGQHESSPHSAFVHRFQGTVCVKVAAIIDDPNAKQRHMRNAIESARRAVELSPRSIEFAHFHANLLFEAANEGKDYEEVISECKRALAIENPVDPAKESLQEESQQKITSAKARIEHVQGELHNLMQKSSFGTLSTLMKNIGGGEEKFRLIPIRRVTEDPMEVRLVQPRRPNEIKKATKTPEERRKEIEVRVAAARLLQQKSETPSVQNEGDRGLDSSGGSGQRGVERRKHGKKNGSSAERKDWVRSYWNTLSVPMKKEMLRIRICDIKAYFGSANNDSANKVLSDAVEYANTNKIWKLWVCCKCSEKFSDSESHMQHVVQEHMGNLLPKMQSILPQNVDSEWAEMILNCSWKPLDLSAAMKMLGDRQKCQGIDSNEDFCSENNADDCDDCFKDAWDSSPAKSDFGYNCNGCTDKDSNNFDKDVDHAGSDAKRVFIDSWPTLDDPECAKLLERIRSLFEVLIRNKCLAASHLSKILQFTADELQGITSGSQLLHQGVDHGPTRICFLGATQLKKIVKFLQELCHSASLSRHSEKTNSPVDDANSVSQEVEIKEKIVLSGDASCLILDESLLPTECTTDSSHDSAAHDAAGLTSCKVGANADALLSWMYTGPSSGEPLASWDHRKEEKMHQGMEILQMLEKEFYLLQNLCERKCELIGFEEALQALEDLCVEEAKKRENADEFVYRSLESVLRKRREELKGDENDLAFVGNRIESDVIGSVLREAEALNANQFGYDDSYSGTASHLCDLESGEDEDWRTKEYQHQVDTCIEVTIQKQKEEFSTEISKIDARIMRNVAGMQQLELKLEALSAYDYRLIVLPLVKSYMKTHLEDLAEKDATEKSDAAREAFLAELALDSKKVSKGGGLTSRHAQDRTKDRKRHKEFRKTKATKASGIDEQQIFSQETDEPDSPSVASEGDQPDSDILAYMNDDDLKEQEEEMRRKIELEAEERKLEETLEYQRRIENEAKQRQLAEQQKKFTSTSLKLGQGDPDVTSESQADDQYAHEQFKSPRLLGLKNDLPTSHEITSVYPDNLKKKSTDETKVQGGLPNGGLSEDGVLLSDRRTGRRGRRHRSSTKPMEGSNGSFPSGKEIVEAGSAHVEGGHQTKTLRQLQAEEDDEERFQADLKKAVSQSLDTFQARQMSPLASTLVRSHKPSRTADDIGVIHGEAVIETKHGADVFGTGLQNEIGEYNCFLNVIIQSLWHLRQFRDEFLKRSTLDHGHVGDPCVVCALYDIFTALSTATADARKEAIAPTALRIALSNLYPDSNFFQEAQMNDASEVLAVIFDCLHRSFTYCSSVSDDESEESNSRGSWDCCKPCLVHSLFGMDIFERMNCYNCGLESRHLKYTSFFHNINANALRTTKVMSSESSFDQLLNIVEMNHQLTCDPESGGCGKFNYKHHFLSTAPHVFTTVVGWQNTCESADDIAATLSALSTEIDISVLYRGLDPKHMHNLVSVVCYYGQHYHCFAYSCEHEKWIMYDDKTVKVIGSWADVLTMCERGHLQPQVLFFEAVK, encoded by the exons ATGGGGCCTAAGAAGCGAAACCCCGCTCCCAGGTCCAAGcagcctccgccgccgccgccgccggccccggcgaccccggcggccgcggcggctccggctctcgctctcgctcccgccgccgccgatggCCGTGGCCGGGGGGAAGGCGAGTCGAGCCCTGTCTCGAATAGGGCGAGGgccggggcggcggcgggcgaaTCGGAGGGCTCGGATTACGCCGCGATCAAGCTCGAGTGCGAGCGAGCCCTAAACGCGCTCCGGCGCGGGAACCACACCAAAGCCCTAAGGCTGATGAAGGAGTCGTGCGGGCAGCACGAGAGCTCGCCGCACTCGGCCTTCGTGCACAGGTTCCAGGGCACGGTGTGCGTCAAGGTGGCTGCCATCATCGATGATCCCAACGCGAAGCAGCGGCACATGAGGAATGCCATAGAATCCGCACGTAGGGCGGTCGAGTTGTCCCCGCGTTCCATCGAGTTTGCGCATTTTCATGCAAATTTGCTTTTTGAGGCGGCGAACGAGGGGAAGGACTATGAAGAAGTGATTTCCGAGTGTAAGAGGGCGTTGGCTATTGAGAATCCTGTTGATCCTGCTAAAGAGAGTCTGCAGGAGGAGAGCCAGCAGAAGATTACGAGTGCCAAGGCGCGGATAGAGCACGTGCAAGGTGAGCTGCACAACCTGATGCAGAAGTCCTCCTTCGGCACTCTCTCGACTTTGATGAAGAATATCGGTGGTGGTGAAGAGAAGTTTAGGTTGATTCCCATTAGGAGGGTCACGGAGGACCCGATGGAGGTCCGGTTAGTCCAACCCAGGAGGCCCAACGAGATAAAGAAGGCGACTAAGACGCCagaggagaggaggaaggagattGAAGTTAGAGTTGCTGCTGCAAGGCTTTTGCAGCAGAAATCTGAGACCCCCAGTGTGCAAAATGAGGGTGACCGAGGATTGGATTCTTCTGGTGGGAGTGGGCAGAGAGGGGTTGAGAGACGGAAGCATGGGAAGAAGAATGGGTCTTCCGCGGAGAGGAAAGATTGGGTTCGGTCTTATTGGAATACTCTGAGTGTTCcaatgaagaaagagatgcttaGGATTAGGATTTGCGATATCAAGGCGTATTTTGGATCTGCAAATAACGATTCAGCCAATAAGGTTTTGTCAGACGCTGTAGAGTATGCCAATACTAATAAGATATGGAAGCTTTGGGTCTGTTGCAAATGCAGTGAAAAGTTTTCTGACTCTGAATCCCATATGCAGCATGTCGTTCAAGAGCACATGGGTAACCTTCTACCAAAAATGCAGTCAATTTTGCCACAAAATGTTGACAGCGAGTGGGCTGAGATGATCCTTAATTGCTCTTGGAAACCACTTGATCTTTCTGCTGCAATGAAGATGCTAGGAGATCGGCAGAAATGTCAGGGCATCGATTCCAATGAGGATTTTTGCTCAGAGAACAATGCGGATGACTGTGATGACTGTTTTAAAGATGCTTGGGATTCTTCCCCTGCTAAAAGTGATTTTGGTTACAACTGCAATGGTTGTACTGATAAAGACAGTAATAACTTTGACAAAGACGTTGATCATGCTGGGTCAGATGCGAAACGGGTTTTCATTGATAGCTGGCCAACATTGGATGATCCTGAGTGTGCAAAGCTCTTGGAAAGAATCCGTTCTCTGTTCGAGGTTCTAATCAGAAACAAATGCCTTGCCGCTAGCCATCTCAGTAAGATCCTCCAGTTTACAGCAGATGAACTTCAGGGTATCACTTCAGGTTCTCAGCTCCTGCACCAGGGGGTGGATCATGGGCCGACTCGCATATGTTTCTTAGGAGCAACTCAACTGAAGAAGATCGTTAAATTCTTGCAGGAGCTTTGTCATTCTGCTAGTTTGAGCAGACACTCTGAGAAGACTAATAGCCCTGTAGATGATGCTAATTCTGTATCACAAGAAGTAGAGATTAAGGAGAAAATCGTCCTTAGTGGGGATGCGTCATGCTTAATCTTAGATGAAAGTTTACTTCCCACAGAATGCACAACAGATAGTAGTCATGACTCTGCTGCACATGATGCTGCTGGGTTGACTTCTTGTAAGGTGGGCGCCAATGCTGATGCTCTGCTGTCCTGGATGTATACAGGTCCCTCAAGTGGGGAGCCACTGGCATCTTGGGACcacagaaaagaagagaaaatgcatCAAGGAATGGAAATCCTCCAAATGCTTGAGAAGGAATTTTATTTACTTCAGAACCTATGTGAGAGAAAATGTGAGCttattggctttgaagaagCACTGCAAGCACTGGAGGACCTTTGTGTTGAGGAGGCTAAGAAGAGGGAGAACGCTGATGAGTTTGTGTACCGAAGCCTTGAGTCTGTTctgaggaagaggagagaggaactTAAGGGAGATGAAAATGACCTTGCTTTTGTTGGCAATAGAATTGAGTCAGATGTGATAGGAAGTGTCCTAAGAGAGGCAGAAGCTTTGAATGCTAATCAATTTGGATACGATGATTCTTATAGTGGAACGGCTTCTCATTTATGTGACCTGGAGTCTGGGGAAGATGAGGATTGGAGAACTAAAGAATATCAGCATCAAGTTGATACTTGCATAGAAGTTACAATTCAGAAACAGAAAGAAGAATTTTCTACTGAG ATTAGCAAAATCGATGCTCGAATCATGCGAAATGTCGCTGGGATGCAGCAATTGGAACTTAAGCTGGAGGCTCTTTCTGCATACGATTATCGGTTGATAGTGCTGCCTTTAGTCAAGTCATACATGAAG ACACACTTGGAGGACCTAGCAGAGAAAGATGCGACTGAGAAGTCTGATGCTGCGAGGGAGGCATTTTTGGCGGAACTTGCCCTTGATTCAAAAAAAGTTTCTAAAGGAGGAGGCCTCACTTCGAGGCATGCACAAGACAGGACAAAGGATAGGAAAAGGCACAAAGAGTTCAGAAAAACCAAGGCCACCAAG GCTAGTGGAATTGATGAGCAACAAATCTTTTCCCAAGAGACTGATGAACCAGA TTCTCCATCGGTGGCATCTGAAGGTGACCAGCCAGATTCTGATATCTTAGCTTATATGAATGATGATGACTTGAAAGAACAGGAAGaggaaatgagaagaaaaattgaGCTTGAAGCTGAGGAAAGAAAGCTCGAAGAAACTTTGGAGTATCAGAGACGCATTGAGAACGAAGCCAAACAGAGGCAGCTTGCTgagcaacaaaaaaaattcaccagCACATCTTTGAAGCTGGGGCAAGGAGATCCTGACGTTACTTCGGAGAGTCAAGCTGATGATCAATATGCACATGAACAGTTCAAATCTCCTCGTCTG TTGGGACTGAAGAATGACCTGCCAACTTCTCATGAGATTACTTCAGTGTATCCTGataatttgaagaagaaaagtacAGATGAGACGAAAGTTCAAGGAG GTCTCCCCAATGGAGGACTTTCTGAGGATGGTGTTTTGCTCTCTGATAGACGAACAGGAAGGAGAGGCAGGCGCCATAGGAGTTCCACCAAACCAATGGAGGGAAGCAATGGGAGTTTCCCTTcgggaaaagaaattgttgaagcCGGGAGTGCACATGTTGAGG GAGGACATCAGACAAAGACATTGAGACAATTACAGGCAgaggaggatgatgaagaaagaTTTCAGGCTGACCTTAAAAAAGCTGTCAGCCAATCTCTTG ACACATTCCAAGCGCGTCAGATGAGCCCTTTGGCTTCTACTTTAGTGAGGTCGCACAAGCCATCCAGAACTGCAGATGATATCGGTGTTATACATGGTGAGGCAGTAATAGAAACCAAACACGGAGCAGATGTGTTTGGTACAGGATTGCAGAATGAAATTGGTGAATATAATTGCTTTCTGAATGTAATCATACAG TCCCTGTGGCATTTAAGGCAGTTCCGTGATGAGTTCTTGAAAAGATCTACTCTGGACCATGGACATGTGGGAGATCCTTGTGTTGTATGTGCCCTTTATGATATTTTCACTGCTCTGAGCACAGCAACTGCAGATGCACGGAAGGAAGCCATTGCTCCTACTGCTTTGAGAATAGCTTTAAGTAACCTGTACCCGGATAGTAATTTTTTCCAGGAG GCTCAGATGAATGATGCTTCTGAAGTCTTGGCAGTAATTTTTGACTGCCTTCACCGGTCATTTACATATTGTTCAAGTGTTTCTGATGATGAATCAGAAGAGAGTAACTCTAGAGGATCCTGGGATTGTTGTAAACCTTGTCTTGTACACTCTCTCTTTGGAATGGATATCTTTGAGCGAATGAATTGCTACAACTGCGGATTGGAATCCAGACATCTGAAATATACTTCGTtctttcataatattaatgccAATGCCCTCAGAACGACGAAG GTCATGAGTTCAGAGAGCTCATTCGATCAGCTGTTGAATATTGTGGAGATGAACCATCAATTAACTTGTGATCCAGAGTCTGGTGGCTGTGGGAAGTTCAATTACAAACATCATTTCCTCTCCACCGCACCCCACGTTTTCACTACAG TTGTAGGTTGGCAGAACACATGCGAGAGTGCTGATGACATAGCAGCAACATTGTCAGCCCTCAGTACTGAGATAGATATCAGCGTCCTCTATCGTGGTCTTGATCCTAAGCATATGCATAACTTGGTTTCAGTG GTTTGCTACTATGGGCAACATTACCATTGCTTTGCCTATAGTTGTGAACATGAAAAGTGGATCATGTATGATGATAAAACCGTCAAA GTAATTGGTAGCTGGGCAGATGTTCTCACAATGTGCGAGAGGGGGCATTTGCAACCTCAGGTTTTGTTTTTTGAAGCTGTGAAATAG